The Devosia sp. A16 genome includes a window with the following:
- a CDS encoding GcrA family cell cycle regulator yields the protein MGWTEERVELLKKLWLEGLSASQIAGVLGEGVTRNAVIGKVHRLKLSGRAKPATSTPRVRSAPRPAARRVSSPASTSRSSGLGTVMKTRNSMNVGSGGGGGGAIHGATALKMEEEFAVEMEMAPQAAELFIPVEQRLTLLQLSEHTCKWPIGDPLTPDFYFCGQHSNEGKPYCEFHSRRAYHQIDKKKR from the coding sequence ATGGGCTGGACTGAAGAACGCGTCGAGCTGCTCAAGAAACTTTGGCTTGAGGGGCTGAGCGCCAGTCAGATCGCGGGCGTATTGGGCGAAGGTGTGACCCGTAACGCGGTGATCGGCAAGGTGCATCGGCTGAAGCTCAGCGGCCGTGCCAAGCCGGCGACGTCGACCCCACGGGTGCGCAGTGCACCGCGTCCGGCCGCCCGCCGCGTCTCCTCGCCTGCCAGCACCTCGCGGTCGAGCGGGCTGGGCACGGTGATGAAGACCCGCAACTCGATGAATGTCGGGAGCGGTGGGGGTGGCGGCGGCGCCATCCACGGCGCCACGGCGCTGAAGATGGAAGAAGAATTCGCGGTCGAGATGGAGATGGCGCCGCAGGCGGCCGAGCTCTTCATCCCGGTCGAGCAGCGGCTGACCCTGCTGCAGCTCAGCGAGCACACCTGCAAGTGGCCGATCGGCGACCCGCTGACCCCGGACTTCTACTTCTGCGGCCAGCACTCGAACGAGGGCAAACCCTATTGCGAGTTCCACTCGCGCCGGGCCTACCACCAGATCGACAAGAAGAAGCGCTGA
- a CDS encoding aspartate aminotransferase family protein, giving the protein MSALYGTYARSDLAFERGEGVRLFAQDGTPYLDFHAGVAVNALGHGDPHMVAALKAAAEKVWHTANTFTIPEQERLGQRLVDNTFADACFFTNSGTEAVECAVKTARHYFWAKGETDRYEIIAFTGSFHGRTMGMIAASGNEHYLEGFGPPLAGFKHLAPGDLKAVEAAVTPKTCAILIEPVQGEGGVTAMTPEYMRGLRALCDKHGMLLILDEVQCGYGRTGKFFAYEWSGIEPDIMAVAKGIGAGFPLGACLAKDEVAKSMIPGTHGSTYGGNPLASAMGNAVLDRMLAPGFFVHVEKMGQRLNWHLQQLAQRFPNQVLELRGKGLLAGIRIASPVRDVAARLRDEHHMLAMTANENVLRLLPPLVVTEADIEEAMGKLAAVFEAIEAETPGKATA; this is encoded by the coding sequence ATGTCTGCGCTGTACGGTACGTATGCCCGGTCCGACCTCGCTTTTGAGCGGGGCGAGGGCGTGCGATTGTTCGCGCAGGACGGCACGCCTTACCTCGATTTCCACGCCGGCGTGGCGGTCAACGCGCTGGGCCACGGCGACCCGCACATGGTCGCAGCGCTGAAGGCGGCGGCCGAGAAGGTCTGGCACACCGCCAATACCTTCACCATTCCCGAACAGGAACGGCTGGGCCAGCGGCTGGTCGACAACACCTTCGCCGATGCCTGCTTCTTCACCAACTCGGGCACCGAGGCGGTGGAGTGCGCGGTCAAGACCGCCCGGCACTATTTCTGGGCCAAGGGCGAGACGGACCGCTACGAGATCATCGCCTTCACCGGCTCGTTCCATGGCCGCACCATGGGGATGATCGCCGCCTCGGGCAACGAGCATTATCTCGAGGGCTTCGGCCCGCCGCTCGCCGGCTTCAAGCACCTGGCGCCGGGCGACCTCAAGGCCGTCGAAGCCGCCGTCACGCCCAAGACCTGCGCCATCCTGATCGAACCGGTGCAGGGCGAGGGCGGCGTCACCGCCATGACCCCGGAATACATGCGGGGGCTCCGCGCGCTCTGCGACAAGCACGGCATGCTGCTGATCCTCGACGAAGTGCAGTGCGGCTACGGCCGGACCGGCAAGTTTTTCGCCTATGAATGGAGCGGCATCGAGCCCGACATCATGGCCGTCGCCAAGGGCATCGGCGCCGGCTTCCCGCTTGGAGCCTGCCTTGCCAAGGATGAGGTGGCGAAATCGATGATCCCGGGAACGCACGGCTCGACTTATGGCGGCAACCCGCTGGCCTCGGCGATGGGCAATGCGGTGCTCGACCGCATGCTGGCGCCCGGCTTCTTCGTCCACGTCGAAAAGATGGGGCAGCGGCTCAACTGGCACCTGCAGCAGCTGGCGCAGCGCTTCCCCAACCAGGTGCTGGAGCTGCGCGGCAAGGGCCTGCTCGCCGGCATTCGCATCGCCTCGCCGGTGCGCGACGTGGCGGCACGGCTGCGCGACGAGCACCACATGCTGGCCATGACTGCCAACGAGAACGTGCTGCGCCTGTTGCCGCCGTTGGTGGTGACCGAAGCCGATATCGAGGAGGCCATGGGCAAACTCGCGGCCGTCTTCGAGGCCATCGAGGCTGAGACGCCCGGCAAGGCGACAGCCTGA
- the argF gene encoding ornithine carbamoyltransferase encodes MTATPPRHFLNLDDFDATTLRGMLSQAVELKDRLKKGDRPQLLKDKVLAMIFERQSTRTRVSFDVGMRQLGGETIFLTGQEMQLSREETLADTAKVMSRYVDAIMIRILTHQDLLDLAEAATVPVINGLTRRAHPCQVMADVMTFEEHRGNIKGAKVAWVGDSNNVLASWVNAAELFGAELTIAVPEEYSPEKDLLADIKKAGSAVRLIEDPEEAVRGADLVITDTWVSMGDTDAAERRRALKPYQVNTQLMGLANKDALFMHCLPAHRGDEVTDEVIDGPQSVVFDEAENRLHAQKAILCWALGQDRQNI; translated from the coding sequence ATGACCGCTACCCCACCTAGGCACTTCCTCAACCTCGACGATTTCGATGCCACGACCCTGCGCGGCATGCTCAGCCAGGCCGTCGAGCTCAAGGACCGACTGAAAAAGGGCGATCGACCGCAGCTCCTCAAGGACAAGGTGCTGGCGATGATCTTCGAGCGCCAGTCCACGCGCACCCGCGTCAGCTTCGATGTCGGCATGCGCCAGCTCGGCGGCGAGACCATCTTCCTCACCGGCCAGGAGATGCAGCTGAGCCGTGAAGAGACGCTCGCCGACACCGCCAAGGTGATGTCGCGCTATGTCGATGCGATCATGATCCGCATCCTCACCCACCAGGATCTGCTCGATCTGGCCGAGGCCGCGACCGTGCCGGTGATCAACGGTCTGACCCGCCGTGCCCATCCCTGCCAGGTGATGGCCGATGTGATGACATTCGAAGAGCACCGCGGCAACATCAAGGGCGCCAAAGTCGCCTGGGTCGGCGACAGCAACAACGTGCTGGCCAGCTGGGTGAACGCCGCCGAACTGTTCGGTGCCGAGCTCACCATCGCGGTGCCTGAGGAATATTCCCCTGAAAAGGACTTGCTTGCCGATATCAAGAAGGCCGGCTCCGCCGTCAGGCTGATCGAGGATCCCGAGGAAGCGGTGCGCGGCGCCGACCTCGTCATCACCGATACCTGGGTATCGATGGGCGACACCGACGCGGCCGAGCGTCGCCGGGCCTTGAAACCCTACCAGGTGAATACCCAATTGATGGGCTTGGCCAACAAGGACGCGCTGTTCATGCACTGCCTTCCGGCCCATCGCGGCGACGAGGTGACCGACGAGGTCATAGACGGGCCGCAATCGGTGGTCTTTGATGAAGCCGAAAACCGGCTTCACGCCCAGAAGGCGATCCTGTGCTGGGCACTGGGTCAGGACCGGCAGAACATCTAG
- a CDS encoding Hsp33 family molecular chaperone: MTQTELSTYGLDRPESGDDVVVPFTLDGLDSRGRVVRLGPALDAILTRHNYPAPVARLLGEAVVLASLIGSSLKFEGRFILQTQTDGPVNLIVVDLDAPDGLRGYARFDADAVMTAIERGETKPAQLLGKGHLAMTVDQGAHMERYQGIVALDGGTLEDVAHAYFQQSEQIPTLVRLAVAEHSVRGAGGPQWRAGGALVQFLPPHGQSVMPDLPGDGDFDNPETADPDFVEDDKWTTTRAYLSTVGDDELADPELSAERLLFRLFNEPGVRIFEPIALEERCTCSAERIEAMLRDNFSAEERQEMVVDGEIEVVCEFCSADYHFKPHEFDEHASHQH, encoded by the coding sequence ATGACTCAGACTGAGCTCAGCACCTATGGCCTCGATCGCCCGGAGTCGGGGGATGATGTCGTGGTGCCGTTCACCCTTGACGGACTCGACAGCCGCGGCCGCGTGGTCCGCCTCGGGCCGGCGCTCGATGCGATCCTCACCCGCCACAACTACCCCGCACCGGTGGCGCGCCTGCTCGGCGAAGCGGTGGTGCTGGCGTCCCTCATCGGCTCGTCGCTGAAGTTCGAGGGCCGCTTCATCCTCCAGACCCAGACCGATGGTCCGGTGAACCTGATCGTCGTCGACCTCGACGCGCCGGATGGCCTGCGCGGCTATGCCCGCTTCGACGCCGATGCGGTGATGACGGCGATCGAGCGGGGCGAGACCAAGCCGGCGCAGCTGCTCGGCAAGGGCCACCTCGCGATGACCGTCGACCAGGGGGCGCACATGGAGCGCTACCAGGGGATCGTGGCGCTCGACGGCGGCACGCTCGAGGATGTCGCACACGCCTATTTCCAGCAGTCCGAGCAGATCCCGACACTGGTGCGTCTTGCCGTTGCCGAGCATTCGGTGCGCGGTGCCGGGGGGCCGCAGTGGCGCGCCGGTGGCGCGTTGGTGCAGTTCCTGCCGCCGCACGGCCAGTCGGTGATGCCGGATCTGCCCGGTGACGGCGATTTCGACAACCCCGAGACCGCCGATCCGGATTTCGTCGAGGACGACAAGTGGACGACCACCCGGGCGTATCTCTCGACGGTCGGCGACGACGAACTCGCCGATCCCGAGCTTTCTGCCGAGCGCCTGCTGTTCCGGCTGTTCAACGAGCCGGGCGTCCGCATCTTCGAGCCGATCGCGCTCGAGGAGCGCTGCACCTGCTCGGCCGAAAGGATCGAGGCCATGCTGCGCGATAACTTCTCGGCCGAAGAACGCCAGGAAATGGTGGTCGACGGCGAGATCGAGGTGGTCTGCGAGTTCTGCTCGGCCGACTACCACTTCAAGCCGCACGAGTTCGATGAACACGCCTCGCATCAGCACTGA
- a CDS encoding methyltransferase family protein, with the protein MADARQDFVPDLYRSLGSLAVTLLIMAVLLFGAAGTLGWTAAWWYLALFVVVIAVAIVYLWRVDPELFSVRRRPQAGSKSWDLAYVVVTVVSFAAILPIAGFDFRFNWQQLPAPLIWLGYLLFIAGFWLTSWAQGVNRHFEVTVRIQTDRGHKVIDTGPYAVIRHPGYAGGLALGLGTALALGSLVAILPVLICLGALVLRTLAEEATLAADLPGYAEYMRKVRFRWVPGIW; encoded by the coding sequence ATGGCAGATGCGCGGCAGGACTTTGTCCCTGACCTCTATCGGTCACTCGGATCGCTTGCCGTCACCCTGCTCATCATGGCCGTCCTGCTGTTCGGTGCAGCCGGCACCCTGGGTTGGACGGCGGCATGGTGGTACCTGGCGCTGTTCGTGGTCGTCATCGCCGTCGCCATCGTCTACCTCTGGCGTGTCGATCCGGAACTGTTCTCGGTACGACGGCGACCACAGGCCGGCAGCAAGTCCTGGGATCTCGCCTATGTGGTCGTCACCGTCGTGTCCTTCGCGGCCATCCTGCCGATTGCCGGTTTTGATTTCCGCTTCAACTGGCAGCAGCTCCCTGCGCCCCTGATCTGGCTCGGCTACCTGCTGTTCATCGCCGGCTTCTGGCTCACCAGCTGGGCCCAGGGCGTCAACCGCCATTTCGAAGTGACGGTGCGGATTCAGACCGATCGCGGCCACAAGGTCATCGACACCGGCCCTTACGCCGTCATCCGCCACCCCGGCTATGCCGGTGGGCTCGCACTCGGGCTCGGCACGGCACTGGCGCTCGGCTCGCTGGTCGCAATCCTTCCCGTGCTGATCTGCCTGGGGGCCCTGGTGCTTCGCACCCTCGCCGAAGAGGCGACTCTGGCGGCCGACCTGCCGGGATACGCCGAGTACATGCGCAAGGTCCGCTTCCGCTGGGTGCCCGGCATCTGGTGA
- a CDS encoding MacB family efflux pump subunit, whose protein sequence is MAEPLISIRKLRREYPIGAESITVLKDIDLDIAAGEMVAIIGQSGSGKSTLMNVLGCLDNGWSGEYRLAGRDVARLAPDELAELRREHFGFIFQRYQLLADLDALENVEVPAIYAGARKQARRERAHQLLERLGLGERLTHRPNALSGGQQQRVSVARALINGGDIILADEPTGALDSHSGKELMALLKELNAEGHTIIIVTHDPTVASQADRTVELSDGMIVADRRKDDAAAPERKAAETIRRIPRWREALDRVGEAFQMALRALSSHRLRTFLTMLGIIIGIASVVSVVALGQGSQQAVLERISSIGTNTINVLPGTNAADRRRDAIRTLVPADAAAIAAESYADSVTPQVSSNGQARYRNVSAAAQVQGVGPDYFRVNNRSFVEGAAFDAASTSSLAQVAVIDTTARDTLFTNGEDAVGQVVLVGNVPLRIIGVVAASTNNFGPQSNAISIWMPYTTAMSRILGQSWLSTITVRIADSADVTEAQAEIQALLEQRHGTVDFSLQNTDTIRETIQSTSQTLTLLISAIAVISLIVGGIGVMNIMLVSVRERTREIGVRMAVGARQGDILQQFLIEAVLVCLIGGAVGVLLSLAIGFGVERLVSGLSFIYSPATIIAAFVSSSLIGVLFGFMPARSAARLDPVVALASE, encoded by the coding sequence ATGGCCGAACCGCTGATCTCCATCCGGAAGCTGCGCCGGGAGTATCCGATCGGCGCGGAGAGCATCACCGTGCTCAAGGATATCGACCTCGACATCGCCGCCGGCGAGATGGTGGCGATCATCGGGCAATCCGGCTCCGGCAAGTCCACGCTGATGAACGTGCTGGGCTGCCTCGATAACGGCTGGAGCGGCGAATACCGGTTGGCCGGGCGCGATGTGGCGCGGCTCGCACCGGACGAACTTGCCGAACTGAGGCGTGAGCATTTCGGCTTCATCTTCCAGCGCTACCAGCTGCTGGCCGATCTCGATGCGCTCGAAAACGTGGAAGTGCCGGCGATCTATGCCGGCGCCCGCAAGCAGGCGCGGCGCGAGCGGGCCCATCAGTTGCTGGAGCGGCTGGGTCTGGGCGAACGCCTGACGCACCGGCCGAACGCGCTGTCCGGCGGGCAGCAGCAGCGGGTCAGCGTGGCCCGGGCCCTGATCAATGGCGGCGACATCATCCTCGCGGACGAGCCGACCGGTGCGCTCGACTCGCACAGCGGCAAGGAGCTGATGGCGTTGCTCAAGGAGCTGAACGCCGAAGGCCACACCATCATCATCGTGACGCACGATCCCACCGTCGCGTCGCAGGCCGACCGGACCGTGGAATTGAGCGACGGGATGATCGTCGCCGACCGCCGCAAGGACGACGCCGCGGCGCCAGAGCGGAAGGCAGCCGAAACGATCAGGCGGATCCCGCGCTGGCGCGAGGCGCTCGACCGGGTTGGGGAGGCGTTCCAGATGGCGCTCAGGGCGCTGTCGAGCCACCGGCTGCGCACCTTTCTCACCATGCTCGGCATCATCATCGGCATCGCCTCGGTGGTGTCGGTGGTGGCGCTCGGACAAGGCAGCCAGCAGGCGGTGCTCGAGCGGATCAGTTCGATCGGCACCAACACCATCAACGTCTTGCCCGGCACCAACGCCGCCGACCGGCGGCGCGACGCGATCCGCACCCTGGTGCCGGCGGACGCGGCGGCGATCGCGGCGGAAAGCTATGCCGACAGCGTGACGCCGCAGGTCTCGAGCAACGGCCAGGCCCGTTATCGCAATGTCAGCGCCGCCGCACAGGTGCAGGGTGTCGGGCCGGACTACTTCCGGGTGAACAATCGCAGCTTCGTCGAGGGCGCGGCGTTCGACGCGGCCAGTACCAGTTCCCTGGCGCAGGTCGCGGTGATCGATACCACTGCCCGCGACACGCTGTTCACCAATGGCGAAGACGCCGTGGGCCAGGTGGTGCTGGTCGGCAATGTGCCACTGAGGATCATCGGCGTGGTGGCCGCGAGCACCAATAATTTCGGTCCGCAATCGAACGCGATCAGCATCTGGATGCCCTACACCACGGCGATGTCGCGGATCCTGGGGCAGAGCTGGCTTTCGACCATCACGGTGCGCATCGCCGACAGCGCCGATGTCACCGAGGCGCAGGCCGAGATCCAGGCGCTGCTCGAGCAGCGGCACGGCACGGTGGATTTCAGCCTGCAGAACACCGACACCATTCGCGAGACCATCCAGTCGACCTCGCAGACGCTGACGCTCTTGATCTCGGCCATCGCGGTGATCTCGCTGATCGTCGGCGGCATCGGGGTGATGAACATCATGCTGGTGTCGGTGCGTGAACGCACCCGCGAGATCGGCGTCCGCATGGCGGTCGGCGCGCGACAGGGCGACATCCTGCAGCAGTTTCTCATCGAAGCGGTGCTGGTGTGCCTGATCGGTGGCGCGGTGGGCGTGCTGCTGTCGCTGGCGATCGGTTTCGGCGTCGAGAGGCTGGTGAGCGGGCTCAGCTTCATCTACTCGCCGGCGACGATTATCGCGGCGTTCGTGTCTTCGAGCCTGATCGGCGTACTCTTCGGCTTCATGCCGGCGCGATCGGCGGCTCGGCTCGATCCGGTGGTGGCGCTGGCGAGCGAGTGA
- a CDS encoding efflux RND transporter periplasmic adaptor subunit, whose translation MGSAGAAMKRWWKWIGLVVLLGAAGAGWLVFSAPAKDEVPRTTAVARGNVQETVLASGVIQASSLVSVGAEVSGRIKTLNVALGDEVKAGDVIAEIDSLNQENAVKAAQAALANTEAQKTIQTANLGQAKTALERAEKLSPQKLISDADLQTAQLAVQTAEGQLQAIEAQIQQGQINVEAAQLNLDRTKIVAPSDGTVVAVSVEVGQSVNANNSSPTIVKLANLDKMVVKAEISEADVPRVEPGQQVYFTILGDPDTRISATLRAVEPAPDSIASDDTSSSSSSTAVYYNGLFDVDNPDHKLRISMTAQVTIVLKSADDVLTVPASVLGRKGRDGSYTVQVWDQHKQAPEPKKVTVGLNNNVTAEVLDGLSEGDLVVNATAAAPTARTGNGQGGGARNILTGGPPVGGFGRGG comes from the coding sequence ATGGGCTCTGCAGGTGCGGCGATGAAGCGGTGGTGGAAGTGGATTGGCCTGGTGGTTCTGCTCGGTGCGGCCGGCGCCGGCTGGCTGGTGTTCAGCGCCCCGGCCAAGGACGAGGTGCCGCGGACGACGGCCGTGGCGCGCGGCAACGTGCAGGAGACCGTGCTCGCCTCGGGCGTCATTCAGGCGAGTTCGCTGGTCAGTGTCGGCGCGGAGGTCTCGGGCCGGATCAAGACGCTCAATGTCGCGCTGGGCGACGAGGTCAAGGCCGGCGACGTGATCGCCGAGATCGACTCGCTGAACCAGGAGAACGCGGTCAAGGCGGCGCAAGCGGCGCTGGCCAATACCGAGGCGCAAAAGACCATCCAGACCGCCAATCTCGGCCAGGCGAAGACGGCGCTGGAGCGGGCGGAAAAGCTCAGCCCGCAGAAGCTGATTTCCGACGCCGACCTGCAGACGGCGCAACTGGCGGTACAGACCGCCGAGGGACAGTTGCAGGCCATCGAAGCGCAGATCCAGCAGGGACAGATCAACGTCGAGGCCGCGCAGTTGAACCTCGATCGCACCAAGATCGTGGCGCCGTCGGACGGCACGGTCGTCGCGGTGTCGGTCGAAGTCGGCCAGTCGGTCAATGCCAATAATTCGTCGCCGACCATCGTCAAGCTCGCCAACCTCGACAAGATGGTGGTGAAGGCGGAAATCTCGGAGGCCGACGTGCCGCGGGTGGAGCCGGGGCAGCAGGTCTACTTCACCATCCTCGGCGACCCCGACACCCGGATCAGCGCGACGCTGCGCGCGGTCGAGCCGGCGCCGGATTCGATCGCCTCGGACGACACGTCATCGAGTTCGTCGAGCACCGCCGTCTACTACAATGGCCTGTTCGACGTGGACAATCCCGACCACAAGCTGCGCATCTCGATGACCGCGCAGGTCACCATCGTGCTCAAATCGGCCGACGACGTGCTGACCGTGCCCGCCTCGGTGCTGGGGCGCAAGGGCCGCGACGGCAGCTACACGGTGCAGGTCTGGGACCAGCACAAGCAGGCGCCCGAGCCGAAGAAGGTCACCGTCGGGCTCAACAACAACGTGACGGCAGAGGTGCTGGACGGCCTCAGCGAGGGCGATCTGGTGGTCAACGCCACGGCAGCCGCGCCGACGGCCCGCACTGGCAACGGACAGGGCGGCGGCGCCCGGAATATCCTCACCGGCGGCCCGCCGGTCGGCGGGTTCGGGCGGGGAGGCTGA
- a CDS encoding putative RiPP precursor — MKKTYSKPLLVKQQKLIAITAEPISSKPVT, encoded by the coding sequence ATGAAGAAGACCTACTCCAAGCCGCTGCTGGTCAAGCAGCAGAAGCTCATCGCCATCACTGCCGAGCCGATCTCGAGCAAGCCGGTAACCTGA
- a CDS encoding PqqD family protein, producing the protein MDAVYRLGDEVSFEPVGEGAVILLLGSGQLYSCNDTSLAFLRHLDGVRDVEAVAHRMADEFEVDVATLADDLPELIAGLVAEGIIVHAA; encoded by the coding sequence ATGGACGCAGTGTACCGCCTCGGCGACGAAGTCTCGTTCGAACCGGTGGGGGAGGGCGCCGTCATTTTGCTGCTCGGCAGCGGGCAGCTCTATTCGTGCAACGACACCTCGCTGGCTTTCCTTCGGCACCTCGATGGTGTCCGGGATGTCGAGGCAGTGGCGCACCGCATGGCCGACGAGTTCGAGGTCGACGTCGCCACACTTGCCGACGATTTGCCTGAACTGATCGCCGGGTTGGTCGCGGAAGGCATCATCGTGCATGCCGCATGA
- a CDS encoding lasso peptide biosynthesis B2 protein, whose product MPHESTGGGSPDRLTFRLRLWIAARTLPARIAGREFSQILADVSSVPPNSWPHFSVPYIARVVRRVTRWPILMRNNRCLRSGLLGFAALRRCGYEPRLHFSVDRKSIGRSSLSAHCWVTLDGIEVINARIPGQVQIHVHAAPVSGPAEPGGARV is encoded by the coding sequence ATGCCGCATGAATCAACAGGCGGCGGATCGCCAGACCGACTGACGTTCCGGCTACGCCTCTGGATCGCTGCGCGAACGCTGCCCGCGCGCATCGCCGGGCGAGAGTTTTCGCAGATCCTTGCCGATGTCTCATCGGTGCCCCCGAACAGCTGGCCGCATTTTTCCGTGCCTTACATTGCCCGGGTCGTCCGGCGTGTGACCCGCTGGCCCATCCTGATGCGCAACAACCGGTGCCTGCGCTCCGGGCTGCTGGGTTTCGCCGCCTTGCGGCGCTGTGGCTACGAGCCGCGCCTGCATTTTTCCGTCGATCGCAAGTCGATCGGTCGCTCCAGCCTCTCGGCGCATTGCTGGGTGACGCTCGACGGGATCGAGGTCATCAATGCACGTATTCCCGGTCAGGTGCAGATTCATGTGCACGCCGCTCCGGTATCCGGACCGGCGGAACCAGGCGGAGCCAGGGTTTGA
- a CDS encoding cell division protein ZapA, giving the protein MIQKFFDLQGASLRVTAITPVLVDFFGRIFAGRSRPLPTAPLAYGLTISSGEPLTMPAGTEPLYQGPILDEGEACFWQATEGRVLSFPDVISLTLSDTAREATIIVAPGAEERIVMTCGQLALQAALSAANQFLVHAAGLTLPDGRVALIFGRSGAGKTTSTLALAAGGLGLCSDDAMACSVAGERPTAWGMPRSLKVHRHTAQMLPWVEPLLVGDWSAEDERQVTLASLRNTVTVEPIAPREIAAVFLLDRSDAATSRCEPVAKAEVLALAAADNVRSTRVGVPAGERELFRRLGELVRAVPAYRLSAGSRPTDLATVMLAALNIEKIVA; this is encoded by the coding sequence TTGATCCAGAAGTTCTTCGATCTGCAGGGCGCGTCGTTGCGTGTTACGGCGATCACGCCGGTGCTGGTGGATTTCTTCGGCCGCATCTTCGCCGGCCGCTCGCGGCCACTGCCGACGGCCCCGTTGGCCTACGGCCTCACGATCAGCTCCGGCGAGCCGCTCACGATGCCGGCTGGAACCGAACCGCTCTATCAGGGGCCGATCCTCGACGAAGGCGAAGCCTGCTTCTGGCAGGCAACTGAAGGACGCGTCCTCAGCTTTCCCGACGTCATCTCGCTCACCCTCTCGGACACCGCGCGCGAGGCCACGATCATCGTCGCTCCCGGGGCCGAGGAACGCATCGTCATGACCTGCGGGCAACTCGCCCTGCAGGCGGCGCTGTCGGCGGCCAACCAGTTCCTGGTGCATGCCGCCGGGCTGACCTTGCCCGATGGACGCGTGGCGCTGATCTTCGGCCGCAGTGGCGCGGGCAAGACCACTTCTACCCTGGCGCTGGCGGCGGGCGGCCTCGGTCTTTGTTCCGATGATGCCATGGCTTGCAGTGTTGCGGGCGAGCGTCCTACGGCCTGGGGCATGCCCAGAAGCCTGAAGGTGCATCGCCACACGGCTCAGATGTTGCCTTGGGTAGAGCCGCTGCTGGTTGGCGACTGGAGCGCCGAGGACGAGCGACAGGTCACCCTGGCATCGCTGCGAAATACCGTCACCGTCGAGCCGATCGCGCCACGCGAGATCGCGGCTGTCTTCCTGCTCGATCGCAGCGACGCAGCGACCAGCCGGTGCGAGCCCGTGGCCAAGGCCGAGGTGCTGGCGCTGGCCGCCGCCGATAACGTACGTTCCACCCGGGTGGGTGTGCCGGCAGGCGAGCGGGAGCTGTTCAGACGGCTGGGCGAGTTGGTCCGGGCCGTACCCGCCTATCGGTTGTCTGCCGGATCGCGCCCCACCGATCTTGCCACGGTCATGCTGGCAGCCCTCAATATCGAGAAGATCGTCGCATGA
- a CDS encoding nucleotidyltransferase family protein, whose product MSAAERDALLCRLADPEAPAVAVDLETVDPLLKLARDHNVLPVVTRKLAAQRSTADLRAAQDELTLLVGLSMHLRGIAAKVDRHIAERQLHAVIVKGPVFARQIYPTPSDRPFTDIDIMVAPSARGPIGELLTGLGYQLFRKPLLDHTEQNQEEKWIQPDMDALLIEVHGNLVHYQGLRRRISFGYDELMLSGKGDPSGALPQFFVTVVHAALGHKFHQLRLLVDVLQAWRRLTPDDAAALPEMARRLGLALEARLCLELIAELFALPAAAAAARRIVGGTPSALATRLVDGAAVLAAPTAFLSKVRRHAFRGLQRIVPRGAG is encoded by the coding sequence ATGAGCGCTGCCGAGCGCGATGCATTGCTGTGCCGCCTCGCCGACCCGGAGGCGCCCGCCGTCGCCGTCGATCTGGAGACCGTCGATCCGCTGCTCAAGCTGGCGCGGGACCACAATGTGCTGCCTGTGGTGACGCGAAAACTGGCAGCGCAGCGCAGCACTGCCGATCTGCGCGCCGCGCAGGATGAACTCACCCTGCTCGTGGGCCTCTCGATGCACCTGCGCGGCATCGCCGCCAAGGTCGATCGGCATATCGCCGAAAGGCAGTTGCACGCGGTGATCGTCAAGGGGCCGGTCTTCGCCCGGCAGATCTACCCGACGCCGTCGGACCGTCCGTTCACCGATATCGACATCATGGTTGCCCCATCTGCCCGCGGGCCGATCGGCGAACTCCTGACCGGACTGGGTTACCAGCTCTTCCGCAAACCGCTGCTCGACCACACCGAGCAGAACCAGGAGGAGAAGTGGATCCAGCCCGACATGGATGCGCTGCTCATCGAGGTGCATGGCAACCTGGTGCATTACCAGGGACTGCGCCGACGCATCAGCTTCGGCTACGACGAGCTCATGCTGAGCGGCAAGGGCGACCCGAGCGGGGCGCTGCCGCAATTTTTCGTGACCGTGGTGCACGCGGCGCTGGGCCACAAGTTTCACCAGTTGCGCCTCTTGGTCGATGTGCTGCAGGCTTGGCGCCGCCTCACGCCTGATGACGCGGCGGCATTGCCGGAAATGGCGCGGCGCCTGGGACTCGCGCTCGAGGCACGCCTCTGCCTCGAGCTGATCGCCGAGCTGTTCGCGCTTCCGGCCGCCGCGGCCGCGGCCCGCCGCATTGTCGGCGGCACGCCCAGCGCCCTGGCGACCCGGCTGGTCGATGGAGCTGCGGTGCTCGCCGCACCCACTGCGTTCCTCTCCAAGGTTCGTCGCCACGCCTTCCGCGGGTTGCAGCGGATCGTGCCGCGAGGCGCCGGATGA